The Larimichthys crocea isolate SSNF chromosome XI, L_crocea_2.0, whole genome shotgun sequence genome has a segment encoding these proteins:
- the LOC104938691 gene encoding coiled-coil domain-containing protein 136 isoform X2 → MDSFRLPPVIEEVLDPSDELCELKVEKPCHVMLAQTLTAKERESLEEKEETVVGDGEKGQQEEEKEVTEEKEEEEERVGEREGEKDEEEELEELRAQVIQLLLELEETREVSQRHEESFLELQGLLEDERLASAHQAESFTRQIQRLQAQLRSVQEEMDSLEEEKESELEEVQEELRSAQEEVLMLQQAAEEAAAERENDIASLQEELCRLRAELQRLHVTAQEYELEITTLRAEISMKSQNREAPGPGELTPGPGGPGELTPGPGGPGELTPGPGGPGDVHQLQDEFVSLTGQRQTLTSDNKQLSTKVEQLQQQDTCSDVYLAVRAEGGCKRDAEVKADSYISLSQSGPEHQERPGDSSSVHEEFSTSELNVLKVQLRQAKETAHKVQRECDGLKGELGELQQLYDSSQRERAELEQELQRCKAQLQKLLGRKSQHRDAEGWNLAVAAVAVAAIVVLVVPSFTRA, encoded by the exons ATGGACAGCTTCCGCCTGCCGCCCGTCATCGAGGAGGTCCTGGATCCATCCG ACGAGCTGTGTGAGCTGAAGGTGGAGAAGCCGTGTCATGTCATGTTGGCACAAACTCTGACGGCCAAAGAGAGGGAGTccctggaggagaaggaggagacggTGGtgggagacggagagaaaggccagcaggaggaggagaaggaggtgacggaggagaaagaggaggaagaggagcgagtaggagagagagaaggagagaaggatgaggaggaggagctggaggagctgagagCTCAGGTgatccagctgctgctggaacTGGAGGAGACCCGAGAAGTTTCCCAGAGACACGAGGAGAGTTTCCTGGAGCTGCAGG GTCTGCTGGAAGACGAGCGGCTGGCGAGCGCCCATCAGGCGGAGAGCTTCACCAGACAGATCCAGAGACTGCAAG ctcagcTCCGGTCAGTCCAGGAGGAGATGGAcagtctggaggaggagaaggagagcgagctggaggaggtgcaggaggagctCCGCTCGGCTCAGGAGGAGGTGCTGATGCTGCAGCAGGCGGCTGAGGAGGcggcagcagagagggagaacgACATCGCCtccctgcaggaggagctgtGTCGGCTGAGGGCGGAGCTACAGCGTCTCCACGTGACGGCGCAGGAGTACGAGCTGGAGATCACGACGCTGAGAGCCGAGATCAGCATGAAGAGCCAGAACAGAGAGGCACCTGGACCAGGTGAGCTCACGCCTGGACCGGGTGGACCAGGTGAGCTCACACCTGGACCGGGTGGACCGGGTGAGCTCACGCCTGGACCGGGTGGACCGG GTGACGTCCATCAGCTGCAGGACGAGTTCGTCTCTCTGACGGGTCAACGTCAAACTCTGACCAGtgacaacaaacagctgagcaCCAAAGTGGAGCAACTGCAGCAACAAGACAC GTGCAGTGATGTGTACCTCGCAGTCAGGGCGGAGGGCGGCTGTAAGCGTGATGCTGAGGTGAAGGCGGACTCGTACATCAGCCTGTCTCAGTCTGGTCCTGAACACCAGGAGCGTCCTGGTGACTCCTCATCGGTCCACGAGGAGTTCAGCACCTCCGAGCTGAACGTCCTGAAGGTCCAGCTGAGACAGGCCAAGGAGACGGCTCACAAAGTGCAGAGAGAG TGTGACGGGCTGAAGGGGGAACTGGgcgagctgcagcagctgtacGACAGCAGCCAGCGAGAGCGAGCGGAGCTCGAGCAGGAGCTTCAGCGCTGCAAGGCCCAGCTCCAGAAACTGCTGGGCAGGAAGTCACAg CACCGTGACGCTGAAGGCTGGAACCTGGCGGTGGCAGCGGTTGCCGTGGCAGCCATTGTAGTTCTGGTCGTCCCCAGCTTCACCCGGGCCTGA
- the LOC104938691 gene encoding coiled-coil domain-containing protein 136 isoform X5, protein MDSFRLPPVIEEVLDPSDELCELKVEKPCHVMLAQTLTAKERESLEEKEETVVGDGEKGQQEEEKEVTEEKEEEEERVGEREGEKDEEEELEELRAQVIQLLLELEETREVSQRHEESFLELQGLLEDERLASAHQAESFTRQIQRLQAQLRSVQEEMDSLEEEKESELEEVQEELRSAQEEVLMLQQAAEEAAAERENDIASLQEELCRLRAELQRLHVTAQEYELEITTLRAEISMKSQNREAPGPGDVHQLQDEFVSLTGQRQTLTSDNKQLSTKVEQLQQQDTCSDVYLAVRAEGGCKRDAEVKADSYISLSQSGPEHQERPGDSSSVHEEFSTSELNVLKVQLRQAKETAHKVQRECDGLKGELGELQQLYDSSQRERAELEQELQRCKAQLQKLLGRKSQNCTRPSEPPVLSIPFIGMIVIVALIWCWWEELAS, encoded by the exons ATGGACAGCTTCCGCCTGCCGCCCGTCATCGAGGAGGTCCTGGATCCATCCG ACGAGCTGTGTGAGCTGAAGGTGGAGAAGCCGTGTCATGTCATGTTGGCACAAACTCTGACGGCCAAAGAGAGGGAGTccctggaggagaaggaggagacggTGGtgggagacggagagaaaggccagcaggaggaggagaaggaggtgacggaggagaaagaggaggaagaggagcgagtaggagagagagaaggagagaaggatgaggaggaggagctggaggagctgagagCTCAGGTgatccagctgctgctggaacTGGAGGAGACCCGAGAAGTTTCCCAGAGACACGAGGAGAGTTTCCTGGAGCTGCAGG GTCTGCTGGAAGACGAGCGGCTGGCGAGCGCCCATCAGGCGGAGAGCTTCACCAGACAGATCCAGAGACTGCAAG ctcagcTCCGGTCAGTCCAGGAGGAGATGGAcagtctggaggaggagaaggagagcgagctggaggaggtgcaggaggagctCCGCTCGGCTCAGGAGGAGGTGCTGATGCTGCAGCAGGCGGCTGAGGAGGcggcagcagagagggagaacgACATCGCCtccctgcaggaggagctgtGTCGGCTGAGGGCGGAGCTACAGCGTCTCCACGTGACGGCGCAGGAGTACGAGCTGGAGATCACGACGCTGAGAGCCGAGATCAGCATGAAGAGCCAGAACAGAGAGGCACCTGGACCAG GTGACGTCCATCAGCTGCAGGACGAGTTCGTCTCTCTGACGGGTCAACGTCAAACTCTGACCAGtgacaacaaacagctgagcaCCAAAGTGGAGCAACTGCAGCAACAAGACAC GTGCAGTGATGTGTACCTCGCAGTCAGGGCGGAGGGCGGCTGTAAGCGTGATGCTGAGGTGAAGGCGGACTCGTACATCAGCCTGTCTCAGTCTGGTCCTGAACACCAGGAGCGTCCTGGTGACTCCTCATCGGTCCACGAGGAGTTCAGCACCTCCGAGCTGAACGTCCTGAAGGTCCAGCTGAGACAGGCCAAGGAGACGGCTCACAAAGTGCAGAGAGAG TGTGACGGGCTGAAGGGGGAACTGGgcgagctgcagcagctgtacGACAGCAGCCAGCGAGAGCGAGCGGAGCTCGAGCAGGAGCTTCAGCGCTGCAAGGCCCAGCTCCAGAAACTGCTGGGCAGGAAGTCACAg AACTGCACTCGTCCGTCAGAGCCCCCTGTCCTCTCCATCCCCTTCATAGGAATGATTGTAATAGTGGCCTTGATTTGGTGCTGGTGGGAGGAGCTGGCGTCCTAG
- the LOC104938691 gene encoding coiled-coil domain-containing protein 136 isoform X4: MDSFRLPPVIEEVLDPSDELCELKVEKPCHVMLAQTLTAKERESLEEKEETVVGDGEKGQQEEEKEVTEEKEEEEERVGEREGEKDEEEELEELRAQVIQLLLELEETREVSQRHEESFLELQGLLEDERLASAHQAESFTRQIQRLQAQLRSVQEEMDSLEEEKESELEEVQEELRSAQEEVLMLQQAAEEAAAERENDIASLQEELCRLRAELQRLHVTAQEYELEITTLRAEISMKSQNREAPGPGELTPGPGGPGDVHQLQDEFVSLTGQRQTLTSDNKQLSTKVEQLQQQDTCSDVYLAVRAEGGCKRDAEVKADSYISLSQSGPEHQERPGDSSSVHEEFSTSELNVLKVQLRQAKETAHKVQRECDGLKGELGELQQLYDSSQRERAELEQELQRCKAQLQKLLGRKSQNCTRPSEPPVLSIPFIGMIVIVALIWCWWEELAS, encoded by the exons ATGGACAGCTTCCGCCTGCCGCCCGTCATCGAGGAGGTCCTGGATCCATCCG ACGAGCTGTGTGAGCTGAAGGTGGAGAAGCCGTGTCATGTCATGTTGGCACAAACTCTGACGGCCAAAGAGAGGGAGTccctggaggagaaggaggagacggTGGtgggagacggagagaaaggccagcaggaggaggagaaggaggtgacggaggagaaagaggaggaagaggagcgagtaggagagagagaaggagagaaggatgaggaggaggagctggaggagctgagagCTCAGGTgatccagctgctgctggaacTGGAGGAGACCCGAGAAGTTTCCCAGAGACACGAGGAGAGTTTCCTGGAGCTGCAGG GTCTGCTGGAAGACGAGCGGCTGGCGAGCGCCCATCAGGCGGAGAGCTTCACCAGACAGATCCAGAGACTGCAAG ctcagcTCCGGTCAGTCCAGGAGGAGATGGAcagtctggaggaggagaaggagagcgagctggaggaggtgcaggaggagctCCGCTCGGCTCAGGAGGAGGTGCTGATGCTGCAGCAGGCGGCTGAGGAGGcggcagcagagagggagaacgACATCGCCtccctgcaggaggagctgtGTCGGCTGAGGGCGGAGCTACAGCGTCTCCACGTGACGGCGCAGGAGTACGAGCTGGAGATCACGACGCTGAGAGCCGAGATCAGCATGAAGAGCCAGAACAGAGAGGCACCTGGACCAGGTGAGCTCACGCCTGGACCGGGTGGACCAG GTGACGTCCATCAGCTGCAGGACGAGTTCGTCTCTCTGACGGGTCAACGTCAAACTCTGACCAGtgacaacaaacagctgagcaCCAAAGTGGAGCAACTGCAGCAACAAGACAC GTGCAGTGATGTGTACCTCGCAGTCAGGGCGGAGGGCGGCTGTAAGCGTGATGCTGAGGTGAAGGCGGACTCGTACATCAGCCTGTCTCAGTCTGGTCCTGAACACCAGGAGCGTCCTGGTGACTCCTCATCGGTCCACGAGGAGTTCAGCACCTCCGAGCTGAACGTCCTGAAGGTCCAGCTGAGACAGGCCAAGGAGACGGCTCACAAAGTGCAGAGAGAG TGTGACGGGCTGAAGGGGGAACTGGgcgagctgcagcagctgtacGACAGCAGCCAGCGAGAGCGAGCGGAGCTCGAGCAGGAGCTTCAGCGCTGCAAGGCCCAGCTCCAGAAACTGCTGGGCAGGAAGTCACAg AACTGCACTCGTCCGTCAGAGCCCCCTGTCCTCTCCATCCCCTTCATAGGAATGATTGTAATAGTGGCCTTGATTTGGTGCTGGTGGGAGGAGCTGGCGTCCTAG
- the LOC104938691 gene encoding coiled-coil domain-containing protein 136 isoform X3, translating into MDSFRLPPVIEEVLDPSDELCELKVEKPCHVMLAQTLTAKERESLEEKEETVVGDGEKGQQEEEKEVTEEKEEEEERVGEREGEKDEEEELEELRAQVIQLLLELEETREVSQRHEESFLELQGLLEDERLASAHQAESFTRQIQRLQAQLRSVQEEMDSLEEEKESELEEVQEELRSAQEEVLMLQQAAEEAAAERENDIASLQEELCRLRAELQRLHVTAQEYELEITTLRAEISMKSQNREAPGPGELTPGPGGPGELTPGPGGPGDVHQLQDEFVSLTGQRQTLTSDNKQLSTKVEQLQQQDTCSDVYLAVRAEGGCKRDAEVKADSYISLSQSGPEHQERPGDSSSVHEEFSTSELNVLKVQLRQAKETAHKVQRECDGLKGELGELQQLYDSSQRERAELEQELQRCKAQLQKLLGRKSQNCTRPSEPPVLSIPFIGMIVIVALIWCWWEELAS; encoded by the exons ATGGACAGCTTCCGCCTGCCGCCCGTCATCGAGGAGGTCCTGGATCCATCCG ACGAGCTGTGTGAGCTGAAGGTGGAGAAGCCGTGTCATGTCATGTTGGCACAAACTCTGACGGCCAAAGAGAGGGAGTccctggaggagaaggaggagacggTGGtgggagacggagagaaaggccagcaggaggaggagaaggaggtgacggaggagaaagaggaggaagaggagcgagtaggagagagagaaggagagaaggatgaggaggaggagctggaggagctgagagCTCAGGTgatccagctgctgctggaacTGGAGGAGACCCGAGAAGTTTCCCAGAGACACGAGGAGAGTTTCCTGGAGCTGCAGG GTCTGCTGGAAGACGAGCGGCTGGCGAGCGCCCATCAGGCGGAGAGCTTCACCAGACAGATCCAGAGACTGCAAG ctcagcTCCGGTCAGTCCAGGAGGAGATGGAcagtctggaggaggagaaggagagcgagctggaggaggtgcaggaggagctCCGCTCGGCTCAGGAGGAGGTGCTGATGCTGCAGCAGGCGGCTGAGGAGGcggcagcagagagggagaacgACATCGCCtccctgcaggaggagctgtGTCGGCTGAGGGCGGAGCTACAGCGTCTCCACGTGACGGCGCAGGAGTACGAGCTGGAGATCACGACGCTGAGAGCCGAGATCAGCATGAAGAGCCAGAACAGAGAGGCACCTGGACCAGGTGAGCTCACGCCTGGACCGGGTGGACCAGGTGAGCTCACACCTGGACCGGGTGGACCGG GTGACGTCCATCAGCTGCAGGACGAGTTCGTCTCTCTGACGGGTCAACGTCAAACTCTGACCAGtgacaacaaacagctgagcaCCAAAGTGGAGCAACTGCAGCAACAAGACAC GTGCAGTGATGTGTACCTCGCAGTCAGGGCGGAGGGCGGCTGTAAGCGTGATGCTGAGGTGAAGGCGGACTCGTACATCAGCCTGTCTCAGTCTGGTCCTGAACACCAGGAGCGTCCTGGTGACTCCTCATCGGTCCACGAGGAGTTCAGCACCTCCGAGCTGAACGTCCTGAAGGTCCAGCTGAGACAGGCCAAGGAGACGGCTCACAAAGTGCAGAGAGAG TGTGACGGGCTGAAGGGGGAACTGGgcgagctgcagcagctgtacGACAGCAGCCAGCGAGAGCGAGCGGAGCTCGAGCAGGAGCTTCAGCGCTGCAAGGCCCAGCTCCAGAAACTGCTGGGCAGGAAGTCACAg AACTGCACTCGTCCGTCAGAGCCCCCTGTCCTCTCCATCCCCTTCATAGGAATGATTGTAATAGTGGCCTTGATTTGGTGCTGGTGGGAGGAGCTGGCGTCCTAG
- the LOC104938691 gene encoding coiled-coil domain-containing protein 136 isoform X1, whose product MDSFRLPPVIEEVLDPSDELCELKVEKPCHVMLAQTLTAKERESLEEKEETVVGDGEKGQQEEEKEVTEEKEEEEERVGEREGEKDEEEELEELRAQVIQLLLELEETREVSQRHEESFLELQGLLEDERLASAHQAESFTRQIQRLQAQLRSVQEEMDSLEEEKESELEEVQEELRSAQEEVLMLQQAAEEAAAERENDIASLQEELCRLRAELQRLHVTAQEYELEITTLRAEISMKSQNREAPGPGELTPGPGGPGELTPGPGGPGELTPGPGGPGDVHQLQDEFVSLTGQRQTLTSDNKQLSTKVEQLQQQDTCSDVYLAVRAEGGCKRDAEVKADSYISLSQSGPEHQERPGDSSSVHEEFSTSELNVLKVQLRQAKETAHKVQRECDGLKGELGELQQLYDSSQRERAELEQELQRCKAQLQKLLGRKSQNCTRPSEPPVLSIPFIGMIVIVALIWCWWEELAS is encoded by the exons ATGGACAGCTTCCGCCTGCCGCCCGTCATCGAGGAGGTCCTGGATCCATCCG ACGAGCTGTGTGAGCTGAAGGTGGAGAAGCCGTGTCATGTCATGTTGGCACAAACTCTGACGGCCAAAGAGAGGGAGTccctggaggagaaggaggagacggTGGtgggagacggagagaaaggccagcaggaggaggagaaggaggtgacggaggagaaagaggaggaagaggagcgagtaggagagagagaaggagagaaggatgaggaggaggagctggaggagctgagagCTCAGGTgatccagctgctgctggaacTGGAGGAGACCCGAGAAGTTTCCCAGAGACACGAGGAGAGTTTCCTGGAGCTGCAGG GTCTGCTGGAAGACGAGCGGCTGGCGAGCGCCCATCAGGCGGAGAGCTTCACCAGACAGATCCAGAGACTGCAAG ctcagcTCCGGTCAGTCCAGGAGGAGATGGAcagtctggaggaggagaaggagagcgagctggaggaggtgcaggaggagctCCGCTCGGCTCAGGAGGAGGTGCTGATGCTGCAGCAGGCGGCTGAGGAGGcggcagcagagagggagaacgACATCGCCtccctgcaggaggagctgtGTCGGCTGAGGGCGGAGCTACAGCGTCTCCACGTGACGGCGCAGGAGTACGAGCTGGAGATCACGACGCTGAGAGCCGAGATCAGCATGAAGAGCCAGAACAGAGAGGCACCTGGACCAGGTGAGCTCACGCCTGGACCGGGTGGACCAGGTGAGCTCACACCTGGACCGGGTGGACCGGGTGAGCTCACGCCTGGACCGGGTGGACCGG GTGACGTCCATCAGCTGCAGGACGAGTTCGTCTCTCTGACGGGTCAACGTCAAACTCTGACCAGtgacaacaaacagctgagcaCCAAAGTGGAGCAACTGCAGCAACAAGACAC GTGCAGTGATGTGTACCTCGCAGTCAGGGCGGAGGGCGGCTGTAAGCGTGATGCTGAGGTGAAGGCGGACTCGTACATCAGCCTGTCTCAGTCTGGTCCTGAACACCAGGAGCGTCCTGGTGACTCCTCATCGGTCCACGAGGAGTTCAGCACCTCCGAGCTGAACGTCCTGAAGGTCCAGCTGAGACAGGCCAAGGAGACGGCTCACAAAGTGCAGAGAGAG TGTGACGGGCTGAAGGGGGAACTGGgcgagctgcagcagctgtacGACAGCAGCCAGCGAGAGCGAGCGGAGCTCGAGCAGGAGCTTCAGCGCTGCAAGGCCCAGCTCCAGAAACTGCTGGGCAGGAAGTCACAg AACTGCACTCGTCCGTCAGAGCCCCCTGTCCTCTCCATCCCCTTCATAGGAATGATTGTAATAGTGGCCTTGATTTGGTGCTGGTGGGAGGAGCTGGCGTCCTAG